A stretch of Methanosphaerula palustris E1-9c DNA encodes these proteins:
- a CDS encoding ORC1-type DNA replication protein has protein sequence MPEEECDQNRSMGLFKKYLTDRNKIFKNREVLRHSYRPHILPHRMPQIDEIASILAPSLRNETPSNILIYGKTGTGKTASVRYVGSELEKASSQNVATCAVVHINCEVIDTQYRVLAQIAKDIERPDETPSDKLRPHIPMTGWPTDQVYMELKNQLEARGGVLVIVLDEIDKLVKKSGDDTLYNLTRINSDLHSSRVCIIGISNDLSFKDFLDPRVLSSLSEEEIVFPPYNAPQLCDILQQRAEKAFVLETLDEGVIPLCAALAAQEHGDARRALDLLRISGELAEREEAEKVAESHVKSAQAKIETDSMIECISTLPTQSKVVLYSMLLLEQLGHLIFTSGEVCRVYQELACHLEIDVLTNRRITDLISELNMLGVINTRVVSRGRYGRTKEMWFDANSTKIQEVIQKDPRLTEQGLGQMDRTWLKQTFR, from the coding sequence ATGCCTGAAGAAGAATGCGATCAGAACAGATCAATGGGGCTTTTTAAGAAGTATCTGACTGATCGGAATAAAATTTTCAAGAACAGGGAGGTTCTCAGGCATTCGTACCGTCCTCATATCCTGCCTCATCGTATGCCCCAGATCGATGAGATCGCCTCAATTTTGGCCCCCTCCCTTCGCAACGAGACCCCCTCAAACATCCTGATCTATGGAAAAACTGGCACCGGGAAGACTGCAAGTGTCAGATATGTGGGTTCTGAGCTAGAAAAAGCGTCAAGTCAGAATGTGGCTACCTGTGCTGTGGTCCATATCAACTGCGAAGTAATCGACACCCAGTACCGAGTGCTGGCTCAGATCGCCAAGGATATCGAGAGACCTGACGAAACCCCCTCAGACAAGCTCAGACCCCATATCCCGATGACCGGCTGGCCGACAGACCAGGTTTATATGGAACTGAAGAATCAGCTCGAGGCACGCGGCGGTGTACTGGTGATCGTCCTCGACGAGATCGACAAGCTGGTCAAGAAGAGCGGGGACGACACCCTCTACAACCTGACCAGGATCAACTCTGATCTCCACAGTTCCCGGGTCTGTATCATTGGCATCTCTAATGACCTCAGCTTCAAGGATTTTCTGGACCCGCGGGTCCTCTCCTCCCTATCAGAGGAGGAGATCGTCTTTCCCCCGTACAATGCTCCGCAGCTCTGCGATATTCTCCAGCAACGTGCAGAGAAGGCGTTTGTCCTTGAGACACTCGATGAAGGGGTGATTCCGCTCTGCGCGGCTCTGGCTGCCCAGGAACATGGAGACGCACGCCGTGCGCTCGATCTACTTCGGATCTCCGGCGAACTCGCCGAGCGCGAGGAGGCTGAGAAGGTCGCTGAGAGCCATGTCAAGAGTGCTCAGGCTAAGATCGAGACCGACTCGATGATCGAGTGCATCTCGACCTTGCCGACGCAGTCCAAGGTGGTTCTCTACTCGATGCTCCTCCTCGAGCAGCTCGGGCATCTGATCTTCACCTCCGGGGAGGTCTGCAGAGTCTACCAGGAACTGGCCTGCCACCTGGAGATTGATGTGCTGACCAATCGGCGGATCACTGATCTGATCTCAGAGCTGAACATGCTCGGGGTGATCAACACCCGGGTGGTCTCCCGCGGCAGGTATGGACGGACCAAGGAGATGTGGTTCGATGCAAACTCGACCAAGATCCAGGAAGTGATCCAGAAGGACCCACGGCTCACAGAACAGGGGCTCGGGCAGATGGATCGCACCTGGCTGAAACAGACATTTAGGTGA
- a CDS encoding Lrp/AsnC family transcriptional regulator, producing the protein MDQTDRDLLHLLEEDSRIAVEELATMLETTAEEVAARMATLEEAGVIRKYSAVIDWERAGNGEVSAIIELKVSPERDFGYDRLAERISRFKQVRSMRLITGAYDLQLQVTGRNMQEVARFVSERIATMEQIRETATHIVMKSYKENGTVLFTRETDERIPFSF; encoded by the coding sequence ATGGATCAGACAGACCGTGACCTCCTCCATCTGCTGGAGGAGGACAGCAGGATAGCAGTGGAAGAACTCGCAACGATGCTTGAGACGACGGCAGAGGAGGTCGCAGCCCGGATGGCGACCCTCGAAGAGGCTGGTGTGATCAGAAAGTACTCTGCGGTGATCGACTGGGAAAGGGCAGGTAACGGCGAGGTCTCTGCGATCATCGAGCTGAAGGTCAGCCCTGAGCGGGACTTCGGGTACGACCGGCTCGCCGAGCGGATCTCACGGTTCAAGCAGGTCCGGTCGATGCGGCTGATTACTGGCGCTTATGATCTGCAACTCCAGGTGACCGGCAGAAACATGCAGGAGGTGGCCCGGTTCGTCTCTGAAAGGATCGCGACGATGGAACAGATCCGGGAGACGGCGACGCATATCGTTATGAAGTCGTACAAGGAGAACGGCACGGTCCTCTTCACCCGTGAGACTGACGAACGGATCCCGTTCTCATTCTGA
- a CDS encoding aminotransferase class I/II-fold pyridoxal phosphate-dependent enzyme → MKDRISERARVIPPSGIRKFFDIVQTMDEVISLGVGEPDFVTPWNICEAAIYSIEQGKTSYTSNRGLQNLREALAARMERVYALQYHPDREMIITTGVSEGVDIAVRAIVDPGDEVLIAEPSYVSYAPTVTLTGGVPISVECREADRFKLNPDTLAEAITPKSKALIINFPTNPTGAVMTRSDYREIADLITDHDLILISDEVYAELTYEGTHVPAATVGDLWERTITLNGFSKAYAMTGWRLGYLCAPEDLCDAALKIHQYVMLCAPIMAQMAANEAIRSAEEEKDAMIKEYRQRRNLFVEGLNHIGLHCHLPEGAFYAFPSIASTGLSDEDFAEQLLHEQHVAVVPGSVFGAGGVNHIRCAYAVSRPDLTEAVRRIGLFIADHQRA, encoded by the coding sequence ATGAAGGATCGGATATCTGAACGGGCCCGGGTGATCCCACCGTCAGGGATCAGGAAGTTCTTTGATATCGTCCAGACGATGGACGAAGTGATCTCACTCGGTGTCGGCGAGCCGGACTTTGTGACCCCCTGGAACATTTGTGAGGCCGCGATCTACTCGATCGAGCAGGGGAAGACCTCGTACACCTCGAACCGGGGGCTTCAGAACCTCCGCGAGGCCCTTGCGGCACGGATGGAGCGGGTATATGCCCTCCAGTACCACCCTGACCGGGAGATGATTATCACCACCGGCGTGAGCGAAGGGGTTGATATCGCGGTCCGCGCGATCGTCGACCCGGGTGACGAGGTGTTGATTGCAGAGCCGAGCTATGTTTCGTACGCTCCCACAGTGACCCTGACCGGTGGGGTTCCGATATCAGTGGAGTGTCGAGAGGCAGATCGGTTCAAGCTGAACCCCGATACCCTCGCCGAAGCGATAACACCGAAGTCCAAGGCCCTGATCATCAACTTCCCGACCAACCCGACCGGAGCCGTGATGACCAGGTCCGACTACCGGGAGATTGCCGATCTGATCACCGACCATGACCTTATCCTGATCAGCGACGAGGTCTATGCCGAGCTGACCTATGAAGGGACGCATGTCCCTGCGGCCACGGTCGGTGACCTCTGGGAGCGGACGATCACGCTGAACGGTTTCTCCAAGGCCTACGCGATGACTGGCTGGCGGCTCGGGTACCTCTGCGCTCCAGAAGATCTCTGCGATGCAGCCTTGAAGATCCACCAGTATGTGATGCTCTGTGCTCCGATTATGGCCCAGATGGCGGCGAATGAGGCTATTCGATCTGCAGAGGAGGAGAAGGACGCGATGATCAAAGAGTACCGGCAGCGGCGGAACCTCTTCGTCGAGGGGTTGAATCATATCGGCCTCCACTGCCATCTGCCGGAGGGTGCGTTCTATGCGTTCCCGTCTATTGCCTCCACCGGCCTTTCGGACGAGGACTTCGCCGAGCAGTTGCTGCATGAGCAGCATGTGGCGGTCGTCCCGGGATCGGTCTTCGGGGCTGGCGGAGTTAACCATATCCGCTGCGCCTATGCGGTCTCACGGCCGGACCTGACCGAGGCGGTCAGACGGATCGGTCTCTTCATCGCTGACCACCAGCGGGCTTGA
- a CDS encoding DNA-methyltransferase — protein MVPTPDLQNDRYRVIVVPLAAPLSPEGSALIGRIGAGFSPQDLLLSLTDTSLTCHLHALSPNLLRDRIQMISAASPRPGSLAGAVAVLGGLADAVDRQTSYTIHDGKRVYAGFTAERKVIGRSEKVQRRGGCYYAGDHQFSREENRLSGVPVDSIVCGDSEEVLSRLPDNCVDLVLTSPPYNFGLSYHEGDDGRHWDAYFSKLFSILDQCVRVLKFGGRCLVNIQPLFSDNIPTHHLISQHLLLRRMIWKGEILWEKNNYNCKYTAWGSWKSPSAPYLKYTWEFIEVFSKGDLKKTGPKEGIDITADEFKAWVVARWSIGPERQMKRYNHPAMFPEELVERALKLFSYQGDLVLDPFNGVGTTTLVARRLQRRFIGVDLSPEYCATARERLSNRGT, from the coding sequence ATGGTGCCGACACCAGATCTGCAGAACGATCGGTACAGGGTGATCGTGGTCCCCTTGGCTGCTCCCCTCTCACCGGAGGGTTCAGCCCTGATAGGAAGGATCGGTGCAGGGTTCAGCCCTCAGGATCTGCTCCTCTCCCTGACTGATACCTCCCTGACATGTCACCTGCATGCCCTCTCCCCCAATCTTCTCCGCGATCGGATCCAGATGATCAGTGCCGCATCCCCGCGACCAGGGTCTCTCGCCGGCGCCGTAGCGGTGCTCGGAGGGCTGGCCGATGCCGTGGATCGTCAGACCAGCTACACGATCCATGATGGAAAACGAGTCTATGCCGGCTTTACGGCCGAACGGAAGGTTATCGGGCGGAGCGAGAAGGTACAGCGGCGGGGGGGTTGTTATTATGCCGGGGACCACCAGTTCAGCAGGGAGGAGAACCGCCTCTCTGGTGTTCCAGTGGACTCGATCGTCTGCGGGGACAGCGAGGAGGTGCTCTCCCGCCTGCCTGACAACTGCGTGGACCTGGTGCTCACCTCGCCGCCGTACAACTTCGGTCTCTCATACCACGAAGGAGATGACGGGCGGCACTGGGATGCCTACTTCAGCAAACTCTTCTCGATCCTCGACCAGTGCGTCCGGGTACTGAAGTTTGGCGGCCGATGTCTGGTCAACATCCAGCCGCTCTTCTCCGACAACATCCCGACCCATCACCTGATCTCGCAGCATCTGCTGTTGCGGCGGATGATCTGGAAGGGGGAGATCCTCTGGGAGAAGAACAACTATAACTGCAAGTACACGGCCTGGGGCTCCTGGAAGAGTCCGTCGGCCCCGTACCTGAAGTACACCTGGGAGTTCATCGAGGTCTTCTCGAAAGGGGACCTCAAAAAGACCGGTCCCAAGGAGGGGATCGATATCACAGCCGATGAGTTCAAGGCCTGGGTGGTGGCCAGGTGGTCGATTGGGCCTGAACGGCAGATGAAGCGGTATAACCACCCGGCTATGTTCCCTGAGGAGCTGGTTGAACGGGCCCTGAAGCTCTTCTCCTATCAGGGTGATCTGGTCCTCGATCCGTTTAACGGGGTCGGCACCACCACGCTGGTCGCCCGGCGGCTGCAGCGCAGGTTCATCGGGGTCGATCTCTCTCCGGAGTACTGTGCGACCGCCAGGGAACGGTTATCTAACCGGGGAACCTGA
- a CDS encoding class I SAM-dependent methyltransferase, translating into MQSDRSNFEQPDWNQVWQRSQQRYDATPSYHDSVHLWGEKKNAARYDLNSREQYSARVQQTIRDLHPNRKERVLDIGAGPGTLALPLSPLVRSVTTVEPAGGMVEVLKEHIQSEGIDNITCIQKRWEDVNSTEDLAPPYDLVIVSFSLVMIDLWAAISKMNQVTDGLVALYWFVDNSFWEQQYLTLWPELHHAHFSPGPKADIVFNLLYQHGIYADIRMFPADKTYRFRDMEEAYQFFAPRFSITDQRQEGVLRTHLDLTRVVIPDGVLFTSPSTYARISWRTDQKRSGSPVR; encoded by the coding sequence ATGCAGAGCGATCGATCGAACTTTGAACAACCGGACTGGAACCAGGTCTGGCAGAGATCTCAGCAACGGTATGATGCCACCCCATCCTACCATGACTCCGTCCATCTCTGGGGAGAGAAGAAGAATGCAGCCAGGTACGATCTGAATTCCCGCGAGCAGTACTCCGCCCGGGTGCAGCAGACGATCCGGGACCTCCATCCGAACAGGAAGGAACGGGTGCTCGATATCGGGGCCGGCCCCGGCACGTTGGCCCTGCCACTCTCACCACTGGTCAGGTCGGTGACCACCGTTGAACCGGCCGGCGGGATGGTCGAGGTGCTGAAGGAACATATCCAGAGCGAGGGGATCGACAACATCACCTGCATCCAGAAGCGCTGGGAGGATGTCAATTCAACAGAGGATCTCGCCCCCCCCTACGACCTGGTGATCGTCTCGTTCTCGCTGGTGATGATCGACCTCTGGGCGGCCATTTCTAAGATGAACCAGGTCACCGACGGGCTCGTGGCGCTGTACTGGTTCGTGGACAACTCCTTCTGGGAGCAGCAGTACCTGACCCTCTGGCCTGAACTCCACCATGCCCACTTCTCCCCGGGTCCCAAGGCCGACATCGTCTTCAATCTCCTCTACCAGCACGGGATCTACGCCGACATCCGGATGTTCCCCGCTGACAAGACCTACCGATTCAGAGACATGGAGGAGGCGTACCAGTTCTTCGCACCCAGATTCAGCATCACCGACCAGCGGCAGGAGGGGGTGCTGAGAACCCACCTAGACCTGACCAGGGTGGTGATCCCCGACGGGGTTCTGTTCACGAGTCCCTCGACCTATGCCAGGATCTCCTGGAGGACAGATCAGAAACGGTCAGGTTCCCCGGTTAGATAA
- a CDS encoding GerW family sporulation protein, whose amino-acid sequence MAGEEFLKTTVDELEKLVSTKNIIGDAIPMGERIVIPVASYGFAFGGGYAKGNDTMKGEGGGSGAGAGITPIAVIIIDSTVKGRDGIQVHMLNKKTEISELISTISTSLVPQIIEAVKSKMDKKEKKESAENTENEPETGSA is encoded by the coding sequence ATGGCAGGTGAAGAATTTCTAAAGACAACGGTCGATGAGCTCGAGAAGCTCGTCTCCACCAAGAACATCATCGGCGACGCGATTCCGATGGGCGAACGGATTGTGATTCCGGTTGCAAGCTATGGGTTCGCGTTCGGCGGCGGGTACGCCAAGGGGAACGATACGATGAAGGGCGAAGGGGGTGGGTCCGGAGCAGGGGCCGGGATCACCCCGATTGCTGTGATCATCATCGACTCCACTGTGAAGGGACGTGACGGGATCCAGGTGCACATGCTCAATAAGAAGACTGAGATCTCTGAATTGATCAGCACCATTTCGACATCGCTCGTTCCGCAGATCATCGAAGCGGTCAAGAGTAAAATGGATAAGAAGGAGAAGAAAGAGAGCGCTGAGAATACAGAGAACGAACCCGAGACCGGATCTGCCTGA
- a CDS encoding DUF2953 domain-containing protein — protein sequence MPILLTILLILLLLIVLAVLYLLLVPIDLQVTGTLDPEGMTAAGGLTWGVAGLVAEHRQGDLKTGVSLFGHRFWFSMERGRQKPEGSVRSKEPEKPIASAGESEEHQEKKQGSSGPGAGEVIGMVEEVWPRITDLLGSTFRALEIRSISIDMTFGLSDAAKTGEVFGYLMAIRGMLTPVPWFSMGVTPVFDTITLVGTGSGTLRLNHPGTLLVPAARLLLSRPVWRMIRTRGTS from the coding sequence ATGCCCATCCTCTTGACGATTCTGCTGATTCTGCTGCTACTCATTGTTCTGGCAGTCCTCTACCTGCTGCTGGTCCCGATCGATCTCCAGGTCACCGGGACGCTGGACCCTGAGGGGATGACCGCAGCAGGCGGTCTCACCTGGGGGGTAGCCGGGCTTGTGGCCGAGCACCGACAGGGAGATCTCAAGACGGGTGTCTCGCTCTTCGGCCACCGGTTCTGGTTTTCGATGGAGCGGGGTCGGCAGAAGCCCGAAGGGTCGGTTAGGTCGAAAGAACCGGAAAAACCGATTGCATCGGCCGGGGAGAGCGAAGAGCACCAAGAGAAGAAGCAAGGGTCGTCCGGGCCGGGCGCCGGCGAGGTGATTGGCATGGTAGAAGAGGTCTGGCCTCGGATTACCGATCTGCTCGGGTCGACGTTCAGGGCACTGGAGATCAGGTCGATCAGCATCGATATGACCTTTGGCCTCTCCGACGCCGCAAAGACCGGGGAGGTATTCGGGTACCTGATGGCGATTCGGGGAATGCTGACCCCGGTCCCCTGGTTCTCGATGGGGGTGACTCCGGTCTTTGATACGATTACCCTCGTCGGTACCGGCTCCGGCACGCTCAGGTTGAACCATCCGGGGACGCTACTCGTCCCGGCCGCCCGGTTGCTGCTCAGCAGACCGGTTTGGCGGATGATCCGGACGAGGGGTACATCATGA
- the nrdD gene encoding anaerobic ribonucleoside-triphosphate reductase: protein MTQQTQQTTLDGVWVPALPPVRTSDGHILEWDRERIVQQILNETKLVETFYGYTGATVEQAREIAAEVEERILALHLTALSGPLIREIMNITLLEHGLVQYRNVCTRVGTPVYDAHLIDVGRGFEAHDNANLQENAETSHKKKADKISKEQYLLQLPPTIADHHLAGDIHIHDLEYFGTRPFCQDWDLRYFLYYGLMPDGNGTKASVAGPAKRAEVAVLHAVKALGSAQTNFAGGQGYYNFLTFLAPFVEGVPYDEIKQLMQMFVYEMTQMMVARGGQLVFSSVQLSPGVPTLWKDKPCVYKGKVWDGEQAPLRTYSEFEREVRLLFLALMEVMMEGDAWGKPFSFPKPEISVEPDFMQEDEGFNATHPDLPTYQQLYLKSFELASKFGTPYYDNQMPAYRGAGKGISCYQCCAYQFSTLAEEDSGFDDKLIFKDGMHFSMGSWQVISVNCPRAAYNAEGDDSRLFAELKALMDRAVEAFKIKRRWMNLIRTNGRMPFAMQRPKDPNTGERGAVAVDLESLVYTIGIVGVNEMVQHHVGTELHQSREAFALAIRAMTEMELYAKELSRRHHMTIALARTPAETTGQRFAVADLIDRRYRAHAMKVIKGNLPDALARIGTTHDLPIYYTNGTHVAPGADVPLPKRMEVEHVFFPIVDGGNIFHIWLGEARPDPRGLMDMAMKLCKSTQVGYFAFTRDLTVTLKQYREQKPGKKSIKKPATPSGMVDSRGTI from the coding sequence GTGACGCAGCAGACACAGCAGACCACCCTCGACGGGGTCTGGGTCCCTGCCCTGCCGCCAGTCCGGACCTCGGACGGGCATATCCTCGAGTGGGACCGGGAACGGATCGTCCAGCAGATCCTGAACGAGACGAAACTGGTCGAGACCTTCTACGGCTACACCGGGGCCACTGTCGAGCAGGCCCGGGAGATCGCCGCAGAGGTCGAGGAACGGATCCTGGCCCTCCACCTGACTGCCCTCTCAGGCCCGCTGATCCGGGAGATCATGAACATCACCCTCCTCGAGCATGGGCTGGTCCAGTATCGGAACGTCTGTACCAGGGTCGGAACTCCGGTGTACGACGCCCACCTGATCGATGTCGGCAGGGGGTTCGAGGCGCATGACAACGCGAACCTGCAGGAGAACGCAGAGACCTCGCACAAGAAGAAGGCTGACAAGATCAGCAAGGAACAGTACCTGCTCCAACTGCCACCGACCATCGCCGATCATCACCTGGCCGGGGACATCCACATCCATGACCTGGAGTACTTCGGCACGCGCCCGTTCTGCCAGGACTGGGACCTTCGCTACTTCCTGTACTACGGGCTGATGCCCGACGGCAACGGGACGAAGGCCTCGGTGGCCGGCCCTGCCAAGCGAGCGGAGGTGGCGGTCCTCCACGCCGTCAAGGCGCTCGGTTCCGCCCAGACCAACTTCGCGGGGGGCCAGGGCTACTACAACTTTCTGACCTTCCTGGCACCGTTCGTCGAAGGGGTTCCGTACGACGAGATCAAGCAATTGATGCAGATGTTCGTCTACGAAATGACCCAGATGATGGTCGCCCGGGGCGGGCAGCTGGTCTTCTCATCGGTGCAGCTCTCACCCGGGGTGCCGACGCTCTGGAAGGACAAGCCCTGCGTGTACAAGGGGAAGGTCTGGGACGGGGAGCAGGCCCCGCTCCGGACGTACAGCGAGTTCGAGCGGGAGGTCAGGCTCCTCTTCCTCGCGCTGATGGAGGTGATGATGGAGGGAGACGCCTGGGGCAAACCGTTCTCATTCCCCAAACCCGAGATCTCGGTCGAGCCAGACTTCATGCAGGAGGACGAAGGGTTCAACGCGACCCATCCCGACCTCCCCACCTACCAGCAGTTGTACCTGAAGTCATTCGAGCTCGCCTCCAAGTTCGGAACCCCGTACTACGACAACCAGATGCCGGCGTACCGCGGGGCCGGCAAGGGAATCTCCTGCTACCAGTGCTGCGCCTACCAGTTCTCCACCCTCGCAGAGGAGGACTCCGGTTTCGACGACAAGCTGATCTTCAAGGATGGGATGCACTTCTCGATGGGCTCCTGGCAGGTGATCTCGGTGAACTGCCCGCGTGCGGCCTACAATGCAGAAGGGGATGACAGCCGCCTCTTCGCCGAACTGAAGGCTCTGATGGATCGGGCCGTCGAGGCGTTTAAGATCAAGCGCCGGTGGATGAACCTGATCCGGACCAACGGCAGGATGCCGTTTGCGATGCAGCGGCCCAAGGATCCAAACACCGGGGAACGAGGAGCTGTGGCCGTGGACCTGGAGTCACTTGTCTACACGATCGGGATCGTCGGGGTGAACGAGATGGTGCAGCACCATGTCGGCACCGAGCTGCACCAGTCGCGTGAGGCCTTCGCCCTAGCCATCCGGGCGATGACCGAGATGGAACTCTATGCCAAAGAACTCTCCAGGCGGCACCACATGACGATCGCTCTGGCCCGGACCCCTGCAGAGACGACCGGACAGCGGTTCGCAGTCGCCGATCTGATCGACCGGCGGTACCGGGCGCATGCGATGAAGGTGATCAAGGGAAACCTGCCGGATGCCCTGGCCCGGATCGGAACCACGCATGACCTCCCGATCTATTACACCAATGGCACGCATGTGGCTCCCGGAGCCGATGTTCCGCTACCCAAGCGGATGGAGGTCGAGCATGTCTTCTTCCCGATCGTCGACGGGGGAAACATCTTCCACATCTGGCTCGGCGAGGCACGCCCTGACCCCCGCGGGCTGATGGATATGGCGATGAAACTCTGCAAGAGCACCCAGGTCGGCTACTTCGCGTTCACCAGGGACCTGACGGTGACGCTCAAACAGTACCGGGAACAGAAACCCGGTAAAAAATCCATTAAAAAGCCGGCCACCCCATCAGGAATGGTCGACAGCAGAGGAACGATCTAG
- a CDS encoding glutaredoxin family protein, translated as MSPAPKLTVYTLEFCPNCEILKEYLKGHGVAYTEEDMSTAASLTELRLNGIFVNEAPVLQRGMAFLTSADLFTGGAVNEKNVGPFIKGDQM; from the coding sequence ATGTCGCCGGCGCCAAAATTGACCGTATATACACTTGAATTCTGTCCGAACTGCGAGATTCTGAAGGAGTACCTGAAAGGGCATGGGGTGGCCTACACCGAGGAGGACATGTCCACTGCTGCCTCCCTGACCGAACTGCGGTTGAACGGGATCTTTGTGAACGAGGCTCCAGTGCTGCAGCGAGGGATGGCTTTTCTGACCTCCGCGGACCTCTTCACCGGGGGTGCGGTGAACGAGAAGAACGTGGGGCCCTTCATCAAGGGTGACCAGATGTGA
- a CDS encoding oligosaccharide flippase family protein, which produces MGITPVRRQSFIGFMSTIGSTIVGFISTVFIAHVAGAGPLGAFYLLTAYTNILNLIADGGTGGAAVQRIAEGDEENAYFSAFAAVRLLLCLLTIGALLIARPFLVNLDQAGLFPWLVITVLVGTVSALAVTGVYGRGKAGVSQIADLTGTIVRVIGQVALVALGYEVAGLAGGMVAGLVAATLVDYRFLDLSFVRFQWRHLIGLWSFAVWSFLGGITAVVVGSVDTILLGHFLPNSDVGFYRTAFQLATMALFTTLAVRSSLGPRITRWFREGAIPAIEEALARAFTYAFLLAVPVCTGGWLLGGRLLYYLYGEPFVAATPALAVLFAAEAVTILVTLEGMCLGSMNRPRETVTAAAAAAVVLLLLDLLLIPLMGITGAAVGLLASMVMNWVLLHRSLKRQMVVRIERHSIQVILSASMVMGAVVLLYRMVVSIDTLPALLGAVLVGGVVYGGLVLRGDLAVHDEIATLVRDLGLPWPSWL; this is translated from the coding sequence ATGGGAATCACTCCTGTCCGGAGACAGTCGTTCATCGGGTTCATGTCAACCATCGGCTCGACGATTGTCGGATTCATCTCGACGGTTTTTATCGCCCATGTGGCCGGTGCCGGCCCGCTCGGGGCCTTCTACCTGCTCACCGCTTATACAAACATCCTCAACCTGATAGCCGACGGTGGCACAGGTGGGGCGGCGGTGCAGCGGATCGCAGAGGGAGATGAGGAGAACGCTTACTTCTCAGCCTTTGCCGCGGTTCGGTTGCTCCTCTGTCTGCTGACCATCGGTGCACTGTTGATTGCCCGCCCGTTCCTGGTGAACCTGGACCAGGCTGGCCTCTTCCCCTGGCTGGTCATCACCGTCCTGGTCGGCACTGTCAGCGCGCTGGCCGTGACTGGGGTCTATGGCAGGGGGAAGGCCGGAGTCTCACAGATCGCCGACCTGACCGGCACCATCGTCAGGGTGATCGGGCAGGTGGCCCTGGTGGCGCTGGGCTATGAAGTGGCTGGCCTGGCCGGGGGGATGGTGGCAGGTCTCGTTGCGGCTACACTCGTCGACTATCGGTTCCTCGACCTCTCCTTCGTCAGGTTCCAGTGGCGGCACCTCATTGGCCTCTGGTCGTTCGCGGTCTGGTCGTTCCTCGGCGGGATCACCGCCGTCGTCGTCGGGTCCGTCGATACGATCCTGCTCGGTCACTTCCTTCCGAACAGCGATGTCGGGTTCTACCGGACCGCCTTTCAGCTCGCGACGATGGCCCTCTTCACCACCCTGGCGGTCAGGTCCTCGCTGGGGCCGCGGATCACTCGGTGGTTCCGGGAGGGAGCGATCCCGGCGATCGAGGAAGCGCTGGCCCGGGCCTTCACGTACGCGTTTCTGCTCGCGGTTCCGGTCTGCACTGGTGGTTGGCTGCTCGGGGGACGACTCCTCTATTACCTGTATGGGGAACCGTTCGTGGCCGCCACCCCGGCCCTTGCCGTCCTCTTCGCCGCTGAGGCGGTGACAATCCTGGTGACCCTGGAGGGGATGTGCCTCGGCTCGATGAATCGCCCGCGCGAGACCGTCACCGCCGCAGCTGCCGCGGCTGTCGTGCTGCTCCTGCTGGACCTGTTGTTGATCCCCCTGATGGGGATCACCGGGGCCGCTGTCGGGCTGCTCGCCTCGATGGTGATGAACTGGGTGCTCCTCCACCGCTCGCTGAAGCGGCAGATGGTGGTCAGAATAGAACGGCACTCAATCCAGGTCATCCTCTCCGCATCGATGGTGATGGGAGCGGTGGTCCTGCTGTACCGGATGGTCGTGTCGATTGATACACTGCCGGCCCTGCTCGGGGCGGTCCTCGTCGGTGGAGTTGTCTATGGGGGGCTTGTTCTCAGGGGAGATCTGGCCGTCCATGACGAGATAGCGACTCTGGTTCGGGATCTCGGTCTCCCCTGGCCGTCATGGCTCTGA
- the thpR gene encoding RNA 2',3'-cyclic phosphodiesterase yields the protein MVRAFIGIDLPASIREEIAAVQPALRAVPADISLVNPAIIHITLRFIGEVTEEEIGRISAALQTIKVKPFPVSIRPVTLNSRTRPRVIWCGVEDQGRSAALHQAIEAVLSPLGYEPEARAFTPHATVGRIRRGHSSLEGVIDSLGQNGFGDFEVGEFKLKQSVLTAKGPIYTDLCVVTL from the coding sequence ATGGTCAGGGCTTTCATCGGAATTGACCTTCCTGCATCGATCAGGGAGGAGATCGCGGCTGTGCAGCCGGCGCTTCGGGCTGTACCGGCAGACATCTCGCTGGTCAATCCTGCGATAATCCATATCACGCTCCGCTTCATCGGCGAGGTCACTGAGGAGGAGATTGGAAGGATCAGTGCCGCCCTGCAGACGATAAAGGTCAAACCGTTCCCGGTCTCGATACGGCCGGTCACACTGAACAGCCGGACACGGCCCAGGGTGATCTGGTGTGGTGTTGAAGATCAAGGGCGATCTGCGGCGCTCCATCAAGCAATCGAGGCTGTGCTCTCCCCACTCGGGTACGAGCCTGAAGCCCGGGCCTTCACCCCCCATGCGACGGTCGGGCGGATCCGACGGGGCCACTCCTCCCTCGAAGGGGTCATCGATTCCCTTGGTCAGAATGGGTTCGGTGACTTCGAGGTCGGGGAGTTCAAACTCAAACAGTCCGTGCTGACGGCCAAGGGCCCGATCTATACCGATCTCTGCGTGGTGACGTTGTGA